Part of the Pseudomonas lijiangensis genome is shown below.
TGTTGCAGGGTCATGAGGATCATGTCGAAGTCGAAGTGATCCAGCCGTTGCTTGTACTGGGCACGGTCCACTGTCCGCAGGCCGGCTTCGATACCGATGCGGCGCAGGTCTTCTATATAAGGCTGCAGAATGCGTTCGAGGTTGGGGTTCACCAGAAGGATTTCAAAACGCAGTGGCTGTTTGTCTGCATTGAGCAGGCCTTGCTCGGAGAGCGTCCAGCCTGCCTTGGCCAGCAGGCCCAGTGCCTTGCGCATGGTTTCCCGCGGGATGCCTCGTGCATCGGTCTTCGACAGACTGAAAGGCTCGCTGAACAGGCTGGCTGGCAATTGGTCCCGGTAGGGTTCCAGCAGTTCCAGTTCGCGACCTGCAGGCAGGCCTGTCGCGGAAAACTCGCTGTTGGGGTAATAGCTGGTGGAGCGTGAATAGGCATCACTGAACAGTGCGCGGTTGGTCCACTCGAAATTGAACATCATCCCCAGCGCCTCGCGAACCCTGATGTCGGCAAAGGTGCCGCGCCGGGTGTTCATGAACAGGCCCTGAGTCTGGGTCGGGATCTTGTGCGGAATCTGCGCCTTGATCACCTGGCCGTTGGCGACTGCCGGGAAGTTGTAGCCATTGGCCCAGTTCTTGGCCTGATGTTCGATATAAATGTCGAATTCACCCGCCTTGAAGGCTTCAAACGCCACATCGCTGTCGCGGTAGAACTCCACCTCGACACGATCGAAATTGTATTTGCCGCGATTGACCGGCAAGTCCTTGCCCCAGTAATCCTTGACCCGCTCGAATACCAGCTGGCGTCCGGGCTGCACGCGGGTGATGCGGTAGGGACCGCTGCCCAGTGGCGGCTCGAAGGTCGTGGCCTTGAAGTCGCGGTCTTTCCAGTAATGCTGTGGCAATACCGCCAGTTCGCCCAGGCGCAGGATCAGCAGTGGATTGCCGGAGCGCTTGAAGACAAAGCGGATGCGATGGCGGTTGAGGATGTCGACCCGCTGCACTTCCTGCAAGGCCGTGCGGTATTGTGGGTGACCGTCCTTGAGCAGCGTGCGGTACGAAAAGGCCACGTCATAGGCGGTAATCGGCTTGCCATCATGGAAGCGCGCCTGAGGGCGAAGGTTGAACACCACCCAGCTACGGTCCTCGCTGAACTCCACCGACTGGGCAATCAGCCCGTAACTTGACGTCGGTTCGTCACCGGACGGGTCGTATTGGCCGGTGCCCACCATCAAGGGCTCGTTCAGCTCGTTGACGCCGTATTGCAGGAAGTTACCGGTCGAAACCGGGCTGGTGCCTTTGAAGGTATAAGGGTTGAGGGTGTCGAAAGTGCCGAAGGCCATCATTCGCAAGGTGCCACCTTTCGGCGCCTCGGGATTGACCCAGTCGAAATGAGTGAAGCTTGCCGGGTACTTGAGAACGCCAAACTGCGCATAACCATTGCTTTCGCTGATGGCTGCGTTGGCACAGAAGCTCAAGGCCAGACAGATGAACAGCAGGAAGGGACGTATCACGATCCAGACGGCTTGGGCTTTCGGGTCGCTAACAGTAACAGCTTGTCCCGGCTGGAAAAAGACCGCAGGCAATGCAGGAGATCATCCGTCGCCTCGGCGCCGCGCTGTCGCTCAGCAAATACGTAGGAGCGCGCTTGCCCGCGATCGAGTGCGAAGCGCTCGCAAAATCTACGACTGCTAACGCAGCCGGTCGCGGGCAAGCGCGCTCCTACCTTGTAATTCATGATGTTGCGTTATGTTTGATGAGAGAGATGGTCTGAACGACCACTTGCCCCGAGGTTGCTCCAGGGCAGGTGGCCGGCGTCATCAATGAGGCAGGTAGACAGTCAGGGTCTGGCCGGGTTTGAGGGCCTGACCGGTACGTGGGTTCCAGCGCTTGAGATGCTTCATGTCGACATTGAAGCGCTTGGCGACCAGATACATCGAGTCGCCTTTCTGGATCTTGTACTGCATGGATTTCTTGTCGCCGGGCTCGGCGCTGGCGGTTGCCGTGCTATTGGCCTTGCCAGCCTGTACGACCAGCGTCTGGCCGATCTGGAGCTTGTTGCCGGAAAGCTTGTTCCAGCGTTGCAGCTCTACGACATCAACCTTGTGTGCCTGAGCGATGCTCGACAGGTTGTCGCCACTCCTGACCTTGTAGCTGCGACCGGTGGCCGGCTTGTCGTTGCTGGCCAGTTCCTCGAACACCGGTTGCGAGGACTTCATGCCCGGCTGGACCGGAATGTTCAGGGACTGACCTGCCTTCAGCCTGCTGCCTGACAGCCTGTTATTGCTCTTGATCGAACTGACGGTCACCTGATAACGACTGGCGAGGCTTTCCAGCGTATCGCCACGGCGCACGCGGTAGGGCTGCCATGCGGTCAGCTCTTCGGGCTTCATGGCCGACAGGCTTGCGGTCAACAGTTGGGCCTTGGATGTCGGCACCAGCAAATGCTGAGGGCCGTCGATGGTCAGGCGTTTCTTGAAGGCCGGGTTGAGCTGGATGAGCTCGTCTTCGTCGATATTGGCCAGGCTCGCGACCTTGGACAGGTCGACACGCTTGTTGAGTTCGACGACTTCGAAATAGGGTTCGTTGGCAATCGGGTTCAGGTTGACGCCATAGGCATCCGGCGACAGAACCACCTGGGACAGGGCCAGCAGTTTGGGCACGTAGTCACGTGTTTCCTGTGGCAGCGGCAGGTTCCAGTAGTCCGTAGGCAGGCCGAGTTTCTCGTTGCGTTCGATGGCGCGGCTGACCGTGCCTTCGCCGGCATTGTAGGCGGCCAGTGCCAGCAGCCAGTCGCCGTTGAACATGTCATGCAGGCGCGTCAGGTAATCCATGGCGGCCACGGTGGACGCCTGGATGTCGCGTCGGCCGTCATAGAAACTGGTCTGGCGCAGATTGAAATAACGCCCGGTGGACGGGATGAACTGCCACAGGCCGACAGCCTGGCTGCGGGAAATGGCCATCGGGTTGTAGGCGCTTTCGATCACTGGCAGCAGGGCCAGTTCGAGGGGCATGTTGCGTTCTTCAAGGCGCTCGACGATGTAATGCATGTAGAGGCTGCCACGCTCGCCTGCGCCTTCCAGAAAGGAAGGGTTGTTGGCGAACCACAGACGCTGCTGGTCGATACGCGGGTTCTGATCGTTGTTCTGTTGCAACTGGAAGCCCTGACGCATGCGCTCCCAGATATCCTGAGGCGGGGCCACCTGGTTTGGCGTCTGGGTGATGAAGATGGGTTTTTGCTTTACATGGGTGGCCAGGTTGGACGTGCGGTAAGTGCTGCTGGGCTCGACGTGACTGGTGGTCTGACAGCCTGCCAGCAGGGCGCTCGCGGCTACAGCCACAGCCTGTGCGAGCCGAGTCAATGCGTCCGGATTGAGGTGTTTATGTGTGAGTGACGACATTGGCTGGGGGGGACTTCCAGGCGAAAATGTCGGGCGATTCTAGAAAGCGTCCCCCCAACGGTCAACCTTTCAGAACTTTTGTGCCGATCCCTCGCTCTTTAGAACGTATCTTTCCAGGCCCTCAAGCTAGCAAAAACCTCGCTCGGCGAGCGGTTTTCATGGCCGCTCCGTTCGTCCGCTTTTTCTTTAACAGATGTTTCCCCGACCCTCAGGAAGGGGTTGGTGCGTCGTTCCAGAGCTAGATTGGAAGGCAGGCTGATGCGATTTTCGCTGCGCCACTGGCTGACTTGAGCCAGACGTTCGGCAATGTCCCGATTGTCCGGCTCCACGGCCTGGGCAAAACGCAGATTGCTCAGGGTGTACTCGTGGGCGCAGTAGATCAGCGTGCTGTCTGGCAATGCCGCCAGTCGGCTCAGGGATTCATGCATCTGCTGAGGCGTCCCTTCGAACAGACGACCGCAGCCAGCGGCGAACAGGGTGTCGCCACTGAACAGCACGGGAGAGGTGGCATCATGGTGATAGAAGGCGATATGGCCCAGGGTATGGCCCGGTACGGCATGGACCACGAAGTCCTGGCCCAGAACCGATACCCGGTCATTGTCGGTCAGCGCGACATCACGGGCCGGAATGTTTTCCGTGGCCGGTCCGAGCACGCGGGCACCTGTGGCCTGCTTGAGACGCACGACACCGCCGACATGGTCGTTGTGATGGTGGGTGATCAGGATGTCGGTCAGTTGCCAGCCGGGATTCTGCTCCAGCCAGTCGAGTACCGGTTGTGCGTCACCCGGGTCGACTACAGCGCAGCGCTGAGTGGAAAGGTCTTGTAACAACCAGATGTAGTTATCGTTGAAAGCGTGCAGAGCGTGTATCTGTATCATGGGCGCAGTTCGCACATCAGGAAACAATGGTGCATCTTAGTCTTTGATGCGGCTGCAAGCGAACCCCAAGGAGACCTCACATGACCGATGAAGCGTTCGCACAGGCCGATCCTGAATGGCTGGCCCTGATCCAGGCCGCACGCACCTGGCTGTCAGGTCCGTTGGGGCAACTGCTGCTCGAAGAGGAGCGCCGGGTTCTCGAAGATGAACTGGGGCGCTATTTCGGTGGTTATCTGGTGCATTACGGGCCATCTGCCGAGAGTCCGCCCGTGGCCAGGCAGGTGCAGCGCAATGTCCGGCTCGGGGCGCCGTTGCCCGGCGTCGAGATCGTCTGCGAAGAGGAGGCATGGCCCTTGAGCGAGCATGCTGCCGATGTGGTGGTCCTGCAGCACGGCCTGGATTTCTGCCTTTCGCCTCATGGCCTGCTACGCGAGGCCGCCAGCAGCGTAAGGCCCGGCGGGCATCTGTTGATTATCGGTATCAACCCCTGGAGCACCTGGGGTTTGCGGCATTTCTTTGCCCGGGATGGATTGCGCAAGGCGCGCTGCATTTCACCGTCCCGTGTCGCCGACTGGTTGAACCTGCTGGGGTTCGCGCTGGAGAAGCGGCGCTTCGGGTGCTATCGTCCGCCTCTTTCTTCGGCAGCATGGCAGGCACGCCTCGGTGGGCTGGAAAGCCTCGGCGAAGGTCGGCAAAGCCCGGGCGGCGGCTTCTATCTATTGGTGGCCCGCAAACTGGTGGTTGGCCTGCGTCCCTTGCGTCAGGTCCGGCGCGAGCCCATGGGCAAGCTGATTCCTCTGCCAATGGCCAAGGTCAACCGCAGCACATCGGAATCTTGATCGCCGTGCCTGTCCGAACAGTCCTCTTGATTCTGGAACGGTTGTAATGAGCGAAAGCGTTGAACTCTTCACTGATGGCGCCTGCAAGGGTAACCCCGGCCCTGGCGGCTGGGGCGCGTTGCTCGTCTACAAGGGCGTCGAAAAGGAATTGTGGGGCGGCGAAGCCAATACCACCAATAACCGCATGGAACTGACCGGCGCCATCCGTGGCCTGGAAGAACTCAAGCGTCCTTGCGAAGTGACTCTGGTGACGGACTCGCAATACGTCATGAAGGGCATCACCGAGTGGATGGCCAACTGGAAGAAGCGCGGCTGGAAGACCGCTGCCAAGGAGCCGGTCAAGAATGCCGACCTCTGGCAGCAACTGGACGAACAGGTCAACCGTCATACCGTCAAGTGGCAGTGGGTCCGCGGCCATATCGGTCATCCCGGCAACGAACGTGCCGATCAGTTGGCCAACCGCGGTGTGGATGAGGTGCGCGGCATCAAGCATGGCTGATGAGCTGAACGGCTCATCCGGCCTTGCAGCATGCTAAGATCGCGGCCTGTAGACGAGGCAACAGTCAATGGCAGTGCAAAACACAGATAACAGATCCGTAGTACTCGATACCGAAACCACCGGTATGCCCGTCACCGACGGCCACCGCATCATCGAGATCGGTTGCGTCGAGCTGATTGGCCGCCGCCTGACCGGGCGGCATTTTCACGTCTATCTGCAACCCGATCGCGAGAGCGATGAGGGGGCGATTGGCGTTCACGGCATCACCAACGAGTTTCTGGTGGGCAAGCCGCGTTTCAATGAAGTCGCCGAGGAATTCTTCGACTTCATCAAGGGCGCCCGGCTGATCATCCATAACGCGGCGTTCGACGTTGGGTTCATCAACAACGAATTCGCGTTGATGGGCGCGCACGATAAAGCCGACATCACCCAGCACTGTTCGGTGCTCGATACGCTGTTGATGGCCCGTGAGCGTCACCCCGGCCAGCGCAACAGCCTCGATGCCTTGTGCAAACGCTATGGCGTAGACAACTCGGGCCGTGAACTGCACGGCGCATTGCTCGACTCCGAGATCCTGGCCGATGTCTATCTGGCCATGACCGGCGGGCAGACCAGTCTGTCTCTGGCTGGCAACGCGAGCGATGACAACGGTTCGAACGGTGGCAATGCCAATCGCGGTAGCGAGATTCGCCGCCTGTCCGGCCGTCAGCCGTCGCGCATCATCCGGGCGACTGAAAGTGAGCTGGCAGAGCACGAAGCACGCATGGCCATTATCGCCAAGGCGGCAGGAGCGCCGCCGTTGTGGGTTCAGTTGCAAGAGGCCAAGGCTCAGGCTTCGTCCTGACCTGGCAACGGTCTGCACCAGCATGGCGGTGAAATGACGCTAGCAAACCCTTCTCTGAGCATTCGTGTTGCAGACGAATGCTTCGAGGATTACATCCTCAACAGCGAATTCACCTTCACGGTCCGTGGCTATGCCCGAGTGGTCGTGGGGGAGAGTGTCGAATCCTGGGTGGTCGACTCCGTAGAGCCTTATCTCAAGAACTATGGCATCGACTCACAGGAGTTCTGTGATTACCGTGATGCCGCCGACAGCACGGTGCTGGTCGCCTGGCTGGGCGAGCAGGCGGTCGGGCATATCGTGCTCAGCACTCACTGGAATGGTTTTGCCCATATCGATGAGCTGGCGGTGGACGAGTCGGCCCGACGTTGCGGGGTCGCCCGGTCTTTGCTGGATGTGGCGCAGTTCTGGAGCCGCCAGCGCAATCTGCCGGGGATCATGCTCGAAACCCAGAACAACAACCTTGCAGCCTGCAAGCTCTATGAGCGCTGTGGGTATGTAGTGAGCGGTTTCGATCAGATGCGCTATCGCGCCATCGATCCGCAAACCCGCGAGACAGCGATTTTCTGGTACCTGATCTTTCCTGAATCATGAGGTAGAAACCCTCAGGGGATTCGGGCCATAACCTGCGCCAGTCTCTGACCGTCGATTGCCATATGTACGGCAGTTGCCCGGCAATCTTTGTTTAGGCTCCTTTTTCACTTTTTCTGCCGCCGGTGTCCTGTGGGCCCGGTGGCGTTTTGTGCAAAAGGAAGTCTGTCGTGCCTACCACTCCCTATTTCCACAGTGAAGCGCTTCACCGGCGCTTCACACAGCATCTGCAGGACGCCTATGACAATGGGCTTGTCGTTGCCGATGAAATGCAAGACCTGCAGCGTCTGGTCGCTGCCGGGCAAACGCCTTCGGCAAGTCAGGCGCGGCCCGCACTTTATCGCCTGATCCTGGAGGACGGTTCGCCCGTGCCTCTCGGGCTCGCCTCGGCTCTTCTGATCGTGCGTCGCCACGGCGACACTGAAACGCTATACCTCGATACTCTGGCTCAAGGTCTCAAGCGTTTCACCGATCACCCACAGCTCGCGGCGTACGTCAAAAAGGTGTTCGCCGTGCGTGCCGATCTGGACCCTGCCTATGAGTCTCAGGTCCTGGAAGAATCGCCGTTCGAGGCGTGCATGTGGCGGATCGTCGATCATCAGGCCCGGAACCTGCGTTGGTTGGCCAATGACCTGCAGCAATTGCCAACGCTGCCCCAGGCGCTGCCGCAGCGGATGGCCTCGAAGC
Proteins encoded:
- a CDS encoding GNAT family N-acetyltransferase; this translates as MTLANPSLSIRVADECFEDYILNSEFTFTVRGYARVVVGESVESWVVDSVEPYLKNYGIDSQEFCDYRDAADSTVLVAWLGEQAVGHIVLSTHWNGFAHIDELAVDESARRCGVARSLLDVAQFWSRQRNLPGIMLETQNNNLAACKLYERCGYVVSGFDQMRYRAIDPQTRETAIFWYLIFPES
- a CDS encoding class I SAM-dependent methyltransferase — encoded protein: MTDEAFAQADPEWLALIQAARTWLSGPLGQLLLEEERRVLEDELGRYFGGYLVHYGPSAESPPVARQVQRNVRLGAPLPGVEIVCEEEAWPLSEHAADVVVLQHGLDFCLSPHGLLREAASSVRPGGHLLIIGINPWSTWGLRHFFARDGLRKARCISPSRVADWLNLLGFALEKRRFGCYRPPLSSAAWQARLGGLESLGEGRQSPGGGFYLLVARKLVVGLRPLRQVRREPMGKLIPLPMAKVNRSTSES
- a CDS encoding lytic transglycosylase, with the protein product MSSLTHKHLNPDALTRLAQAVAVAASALLAGCQTTSHVEPSSTYRTSNLATHVKQKPIFITQTPNQVAPPQDIWERMRQGFQLQQNNDQNPRIDQQRLWFANNPSFLEGAGERGSLYMHYIVERLEERNMPLELALLPVIESAYNPMAISRSQAVGLWQFIPSTGRYFNLRQTSFYDGRRDIQASTVAAMDYLTRLHDMFNGDWLLALAAYNAGEGTVSRAIERNEKLGLPTDYWNLPLPQETRDYVPKLLALSQVVLSPDAYGVNLNPIANEPYFEVVELNKRVDLSKVASLANIDEDELIQLNPAFKKRLTIDGPQHLLVPTSKAQLLTASLSAMKPEELTAWQPYRVRRGDTLESLASRYQVTVSSIKSNNRLSGSRLKAGQSLNIPVQPGMKSSQPVFEELASNDKPATGRSYKVRSGDNLSSIAQAHKVDVVELQRWNKLSGNKLQIGQTLVVQAGKANSTATASAEPGDKKSMQYKIQKGDSMYLVAKRFNVDMKHLKRWNPRTGQALKPGQTLTVYLPH
- the rnhA gene encoding ribonuclease HI, with translation MSESVELFTDGACKGNPGPGGWGALLVYKGVEKELWGGEANTTNNRMELTGAIRGLEELKRPCEVTLVTDSQYVMKGITEWMANWKKRGWKTAAKEPVKNADLWQQLDEQVNRHTVKWQWVRGHIGHPGNERADQLANRGVDEVRGIKHG
- a CDS encoding extracellular solute-binding protein, whose protein sequence is MIRPFLLFICLALSFCANAAISESNGYAQFGVLKYPASFTHFDWVNPEAPKGGTLRMMAFGTFDTLNPYTFKGTSPVSTGNFLQYGVNELNEPLMVGTGQYDPSGDEPTSSYGLIAQSVEFSEDRSWVVFNLRPQARFHDGKPITAYDVAFSYRTLLKDGHPQYRTALQEVQRVDILNRHRIRFVFKRSGNPLLILRLGELAVLPQHYWKDRDFKATTFEPPLGSGPYRITRVQPGRQLVFERVKDYWGKDLPVNRGKYNFDRVEVEFYRDSDVAFEAFKAGEFDIYIEHQAKNWANGYNFPAVANGQVIKAQIPHKIPTQTQGLFMNTRRGTFADIRVREALGMMFNFEWTNRALFSDAYSRSTSYYPNSEFSATGLPAGRELELLEPYRDQLPASLFSEPFSLSKTDARGIPRETMRKALGLLAKAGWTLSEQGLLNADKQPLRFEILLVNPNLERILQPYIEDLRRIGIEAGLRTVDRAQYKQRLDHFDFDMILMTLQQTLSPGLEQWQYFHSSQASVNGSKNYADVANPVVDGLLNKLLAAQTHDEQVATARALDRVLLSQHYSIPNWYLNNHRLAYRNRFAMVTTPPYTLGLRAWWLKTPEKTR
- the dnaQ gene encoding DNA polymerase III subunit epsilon, with amino-acid sequence MAVQNTDNRSVVLDTETTGMPVTDGHRIIEIGCVELIGRRLTGRHFHVYLQPDRESDEGAIGVHGITNEFLVGKPRFNEVAEEFFDFIKGARLIIHNAAFDVGFINNEFALMGAHDKADITQHCSVLDTLLMARERHPGQRNSLDALCKRYGVDNSGRELHGALLDSEILADVYLAMTGGQTSLSLAGNASDDNGSNGGNANRGSEIRRLSGRQPSRIIRATESELAEHEARMAIIAKAAGAPPLWVQLQEAKAQASS
- the gloB gene encoding hydroxyacylglutathione hydrolase, which codes for MIQIHALHAFNDNYIWLLQDLSTQRCAVVDPGDAQPVLDWLEQNPGWQLTDILITHHHNDHVGGVVRLKQATGARVLGPATENIPARDVALTDNDRVSVLGQDFVVHAVPGHTLGHIAFYHHDATSPVLFSGDTLFAAGCGRLFEGTPQQMHESLSRLAALPDSTLIYCAHEYTLSNLRFAQAVEPDNRDIAERLAQVSQWRSENRISLPSNLALERRTNPFLRVGETSVKEKADERSGHENRSPSEVFASLRAWKDTF